Within the Chryseobacterium geocarposphaerae genome, the region TCTGGATGATGCCGTAAAAAGAGAATTATACGAAGAAGCGGGTATAAAGCCTGATTTTCTGGAGCAACTCTATACTTTTGGGAATGTGGGTCGCGATCCGAGAAACAGGGTAGTTTCGATAGCTTATTTGGGGCTTGTAAATCCTTCTTATCATGAACTGTTTGCCGATTCTGATGCGGATGATGCACAATGGTTCAGTGTGAATCAGCTTCCTAAATTAGCTTTTGACCATCAAACGATTATTGATCTTGCATTAAAAAGGCTTCGTACCAAAATTCAGTATCAACCGATTGGTTTCAATCTTTTGAATGAAGAATTTGCTTTTTCTGACTTGGAAAATCTTTATAAAACCATTATCGGAAAGGAAATTGACCGCCGAAATTTCCGTAAAAAAATCATGAGCTACGGACTGCTCAATGATACCAATACGTTAAAAAAAGAAGGCAGTGGAAGACCCGGAAAGTTATTTACCTTCAATGAGAAGAAATACAAGGAGCTTGAGGAGCAGGGGTTCTATTTTGAAATCAAATAAATTTAAAAACAAAAACTACATTAACTTGTTGTTCTCTCGCTGTCATTCTGAAAGTAGCGAAGTGGATTAAGAATCTGTAGATTGTAGGTTATATTCTTCCTTCGTCAGAAGGACAAAGGAAGTGAATTAACATTTCGATAGTTTTTCAGCTCATTCAAAAGATTCACATTTGTGTCCATTGTGAAAAAATTTGAGAAATTAGTGTTCCAATAAATTAAATTTTTCATATTGATAATCAATCAATTAAATTAATTAGCGTAAAATTAACACAAATAAATTTGGAGAATAAAATCATATTCTTTTAAATTTGTGTAAAAATAACGCAATAATGAAATATCACTTACAAAATATAATTGAAAGATTCCAGAGAAAGGAAAAGCTGAAGTTTTTATTCTTTTGGGGACATACTGCGAAAGATGAAATTACAAAGTCGTGTTTCAGTCAATGGTTTCCTTTTAAGTTCGAAGAAAACGGAATTGTCTACAAAACAGCTGAACATTATATGATGGCTGGAAAAGCAAGATTATTTAATGATCATGAGACTTTACAGGAAATATTAACTTCAAATTCTCCTAATCAGGCAAAAAGTCTGGGTAGAAAAGTCAAGAATTTTGATCCTAAAATCTGGGATGAGCATAAGTATGATATTGTAAAGCAGGGAAATCTTTTGAAATTTTCACAAAATGAAAAGTTTAAGGAATTTTTGCTTTCAACAAATGATAAGATTTTGGTAGAAGCCAGTCCATACGATAAAATATGGGGAATTGGAATGCTGGAAACAGATACGAGAGCAGAAAATCCATTGTTATGGAATGGTGAAAGTCTCTTAGGATTTGCTTTAATGGAAGTAAGAGACGAATTAAGAAGGTAAAAACACATAACCCAACACAAAGTATTGATTATGAAAAAGAAAGAATTACACCCACAGATTTTTATTATAGAGAATTTTCTGACTGATGAAGAATGTGATCATTATATTGAACTAACGAAAGATAAAGTCTTTGAAGAAGCCAAAATCAATATGGGAGGGCAACAAATGATGAGCAAAGGAATTCGAAATAATGACAGGCTGATGGTTTTCGATAACGATTTAGCTAAAAATCTTTTCGAAAAAGCGGTTGAATTTCTTCCTCAGACTCATGAAGATTACAAAGTTTTAGATTTTAACGAAATGTTCAGAATTTACAAATATTCTTCCGGACAAAGATTCAAAATGCATCGTGACGGAAGCTACATCAGAAATGAAAATGAGAAAAGCTTTTACACTTTTTTAATTTATCTGAATGACGATTTTGAAGGTGGAGAAACCGAATTTGAAAATCTGTTCACTGTGACACCGAAGAAAGGTTCTGCATTGGTTTTTTACCATCCTTTGAGACATGAAGGAAAAACTTTAATCAGTGGTTTAAAATATGTTTTGAGAACGGATGTCATGTACTCTAAAGAATAGTTCGAAAGGAATTATGGCAAAACCATGCAGTTTTTAATTAGCGTAAAATTAACACAAAATAAATGAGTTATGGAAGAAGATTTAAAACCCAGATTCATCGAGTCATTACAAAGAAATAATGACCAGATCAGAGAAGACCGTGCCCGAATTATCGGAGAAGATGCAGAGCTGATTTACAGGCGTAGAGTAGAAGATATCGAACTGAAAATCAAAAGACTGGAAAGAGAACAGGAAGGATTAACGGATGTGAGTCCTTTAGACAAAAACAGTTTGACATTCGCTGATTTTCAGCCGGAAGCATTCGTTCAGAAAGACATAGAATTATCATTAATCATCAGAAATTTAAATATTCAGTTAGAATTAACCAGAACAAGATTTGAATATTTATTTGGCAAAAAAATTTAAGTTATGGGAAGTACAAGATACGACATGGACGCTCGTTTTGACAGAGCAAGGAAAGCAGGATATGCATCAAAATCTGCAAGTGAAATTTTCACGCAGAATGCAAAGAGAAAAGCACATGAATCTATGAACCCGCACGGTATTTCTTTCAGGGAATCAAGAGATTCTGAGGTTCATCCGAATTCGGTTCCTATTATTTTAGGATTAGACGTGACGGGAAGTATGGGACATATTCCTTATGATTTGATCCAGGAAGGTCTTCCAAAATTAATGGGCGGAATTATCCAGGGTGGCGTTCCCGATCCGGCACTTTTATTTTTAGGAATCGGAGATCATGAATGTGACAGTTATCCTTTACAGGTCGGTCAGTTTGAATCCGGAGATGAAGAGCTTGATATGTGGTTGACAAGGACTTACATTGAATCTGGAGGCGGAGGAAATGCAGGTGAAAGCTATTTATTGGCATGGTATTTTGCCGCTTTTCACACGAGAACAGATGCCTTTGAAAAGAGAAACCAAAAAGGGTTGCTATTTACTGTTGGTGATGAACCCTGTTTGAAAACACTTCCTGCTTCAGCGATCAGAGAAATCATGGGAACGGGACAGCAGACTTTCAAACACACGGAATTATTGGCTGAAGCTCAGAAGAAATATGAGGTTTTTCACATCAGTGTCCTGCATTCCGGACAGGCGGTTAATGCCGATAAAGGCTGGAAAGACCTGCTAGGACAAAACTGTTTATCTATTGAAGACTACAGAGATGTTCCGAAAGTAATCAAAGAAGTGGTTTGCAGCAGATTTAAAGATAGCTTTACGAGAACAACGGATTTAAAAGGATTAGATAATATTCAAATGTATTAAAAATGAAAACAGCACAAATAATTATAGGCTTAGGATTTGGGGACGAAGGCAAAGGTATTACCACCGATTTTCTGGCTCAGCAACATCCTGAGTCTGTAGTTATTCGGTTTTCAGGAGGTCAACAGGCGGCGCATACGGTGATGATTGATGATAAAAAACACATTCATTCCAGCTTTGCGAGTGGTGCGCTGCGTGGTTTGCCTTCGTATTTCACGGAACATTGCACGATTCATCCGACGTTTTTATTCAATGAAAGAGAAGAATTAATTCAGAAAAACGGAAATATAGAATTGACTATACATCCGTTAGCAAAAGTAACAACACCTTTTGATGTTTTATACAATAGAAAAAATGTCAAAAATTTAGAACATGGAACCTGCGGAAAAGGAGTAGGTGCAACAATGAAAAGAAATGAAAGTCCGTTTAAATTATTTGCAGTTGATTTAATCGCTCCAAGAGCGATGCTGATTGAAAAATTAAAAGGAATTGCCAATTATTATGGTTTTGAAGAAGGAGAAGAAATTGAAAATGCACTGCAGGATTTTTTAGAAGCCATCGATAAGATTGATTGGAAAATAGAAGGGTATGAGTATTTAAAATCATTTAACCATCTTATTTTTGAAGGAAGCCAGGGAATTTTACTGGATATGGATCACGGTGTTTTCCCAAATGTAACCTATGCAAATACGACTTCAAAGAACGCTTATGAAATCTGCAAAGTATTAAAAATTGAAAATATTGAAATGTTTTATGTGACCAGAAATTATTCAACCCGTCACGGAAGCGGATGGATGAGCAATGAAAAACCATTAAACTTGAAAAATAATGAAGAAGAAACCTGTACTTTTAATGAATATCAAAAAGATCTGCGTTTCGGAGATCTGGATTATGAACTGTTGAATTATGCGTTAAAAGTTGATGAAGCTTATGTTGTTGCCAAAAAGAAAAATCTGGTAGTAACTTGCTTAGATCAGTTGGATGAAACATTTAAAATAGAAAATCTTAAGATGAAATTTGATGCAGTTTTTGGATCTTATTCGCCTTATTCAAAAGATTTTAAAAGAATGAATTGATATAAAGAGATAAAAATAATTAACACAACTATCATATCAATAGGAATGGGCTTTAGCCCATTTTCATAATAAAGCAAAGTCAAAAGGCTTTAGCCAAAACTTAAAATATTAGAAATCATGAAAACAATAACATATTTAAAAGGCGACGCCACAAATCCTCAAAATTTAACATAGTAGAATTTCTTTGTGAGCTTTGTTAAGTGAAACGCCTTTGCGAACTTAAAAATCAGCAGGATTATTGGCAAAAAAACTTTGTGGACTTTGCGTTAAAAAATTAGAAATACTAAAATACAAGCGATGAAAAAAATATATGTATCCGGAAATGGAAATGTGTCGTGGGAAAATTTTCATCAGTTTTATATCGAACCAATAAAAAAATTAAACCTTTCCGAATGTGAATTTATTATCGGCGATTTTTCAGGAACCGATACTTTAATGATGGAATTTTTAAAGGATAAATCTAAAAATGTAACAGTTTTACATGTCGGAAAAAGACCAAGATATTTTGCCAATTCATTTCAGACAAAAGCAAAAAACTGGAAAATAATTGGGGGATTTAATTCTGATAATGAAAGAGATCAGTTTGGAATAGAATTTTGTACTCATTTTTTAGCCATCGATTTTAATAGTGATGAAAAAAGAAAAAGCGGAACTTTAAAAAATATTGAAAAGTGCCTAGTTTAGGTAAAATTAAAATCAAGTAACCATGAAACAAAAACCCTATACAGACCTGTCGGAGAAAAAGAAATGCTTTTAATTATCGAAAGCAATTTCAAAAAATTTCCTCCAAGATTAGAATGGCAACCCATTTTCTATCCCGTTTTAGATGAAGGTTACGCTTCCGAAATCGCTGAAAAATGGAACACAAGAGATGACGCCGGAAATTATCTTGGTTTTGTAACAGAATTTGAAGTATTAGAAGAAGTTGCCAATCAATATCCTGCACAAAATGTTGGAGCTAGAAATCACAATGAACTGTGGGTTCCTTCGGAAGAATTGGATACTTTTAATCAGGCGATTGTAGGAGATATTAAAGTGACGAAAGTATTTATGGGAAAAGATTTTAAAGAACCTGCAAATGCTGATGTAGAAAATTTACTATTAAATATAAAAAAACTGACGATGACCAATAAAGGAATGGCAAAAGATACACTGGAGATCTTGGCCAGGAAATATTATATTAACGAGCACAACGAAAAAGTAAATATAGAAAACGAGCTAGAAGTTTCGACAAAAGAAACAGTTCTGTTTTATCCTGAAGAACTTTCAGAACTCGCAAACAACGAACTTCCTGAAACTAATTTTGAAACTCAGTTTGAAGTCTGGAGATGCAGTTCTTTAAAAGCAATTTTACAATTAGCCGAAGAAGAAAATCAGGAAAAAATAATGTGCCTGAATTTCGCATCGGCAAAAAATCCTGGTGGTGGTTTTATTAACGGAGCCGAGGCACAGGAAGAAAGCTTGGCGAGAACTTCTGGATTGCATGAAAGCTTGCTTCAAGGATGGGACTATTATAAAGTTCATCGCGAAATGGAATCTTGCTTTTATACCGATATGATGATTTACAGTCCAAAAGTTCCGGTTTTCAGAAAGGATAAAGGCGAATTGCTGCCGAAACCGGTTTTATGTAATTTTATCGCGTCTCCCGCGGTAAATGCAGGAGTTGTCAAACGTCAGGAGCCGGAAAGAGCTCACGAAATTTTTGGGGCAATGGATGTAAGAACAGATAAAATGCTGGCTTTGGCTTTACATCAGGGAAATGAAACCTTGATTTTAGGAGCTTGGGGATGCGGTGTTTTTAAAAATGATCCGAAAGAAATTGCTGAATTATTTAAAAAGCATCTTCATGGAAAGTATAAAAATAAATTTAAAAGAGTGGTTTTTGCAATTCTCTCGAAGAAGGAGGAGATGATAAAGCCGTTTGAAGAAATATAATGAGGACAAATAAACTTTTACTTGCTTCAAAATCACTGACTGGTATTTCTATTGGCGACGCTTTTGGAGAAAGTTTTTTCGGAGAAGAAAGTTTGATGAAAAGCTATATTCATCAGAGAATCATTCCTGAAAGCACTTTAGATTTTACAGATGATACGATCATGGCAATTGCTGTTTTCAAATCTTTAGAAAAATTCGGAGAAATTTGTCAGGATTTTCTGGCAGAAGAGTTTACAAAAAACTATTATTTGGATATCAATCGAGGTTATGGACCTTCGATGCATCAATATTTCAGGAAGGTAAAAAGCGGAGAAAACTGGAAAGAGGTTTCTTATTCAAAATTTGAAGGACAAGGCTCGATGGGTAATGGTGGAGCAATGAGAGCGGCGGTCATTGGAGCTTATTTTTATGATGATTTTGACAAACTTAAATTGAATGCAGAACTTTCTTGTGAAGTTACCCATGCGAGCAAAGAAGCAATTGAAGGAACAAAAGCAATTGCTTTGGCTGCAGCTTTTGTGGTTCAGGAAAAATTGGAATTAATAAAACTTAGTCAACAGGAATTTATCCAAAAAATTCAGTCTGAATTAGATGATTCCGATATGAAAAGCAAGTTAAATAAAGCACTTTATTTAGACGGAAATCCGAGTACTGAATTATTAGTCAAAACTTTAGGAAACGGAATTAAAATGACGGCTCAAGACACTGTTCCGATTGTCATCTGGATGCTTTCGAGATACAGAAATAATTTTGAAGAATGTTTTTGGAATACCGTTTCGGCTTTAGGCGACAGGGATACAACCTGTGCAATGGCTGGAGGAATAAGTATTTTATGTTGCGATGAAAATACAATTCCTACTTGGACAAAAAATGTTGAAAACTGGAAAAACAGCAAATTTTATGAAAATTGAATTAATAAAAGGCGACATCACCAAAATACAAGCAGATGCCATCGTAAACGCAGCCAATTCTTCCTTACTTGGCGGTGGCGGTGTCGACGGAGCAATTCATCGTGCAGGAGGAAAACAAATTCTGGATGAATGTATCGAAATCAGAAACCGACAAGGGAAATGCAAAACGGGTGAAGCGGTTGTAACCACAGCCGGAAACCTTCCTGCAAAATATGTGATTCACACAGTCGGTCCGGTTTGGAATGGAGATGAAGAAAAATGTTCAGATTTATTGGTAAATTGTTATCAAAATTCTTTGAAAATTGCGGAAAGTTTGAATGTTAAAACGATTGCTTTTCCTAATATAAGCACGGGAATTTATAGATTTCCAAAAGAATTGGCTGGAAAGATTGCTATTGACGAAGTAAGGAATTTCAAATCAGAGGTCATAGAAAAAGTTATTTTTGTCTGCTTTGATGATGAAAATGAAGAGATTTATAAAAAGCTTTTAGAAATACATTAATGAAATAATTTAAAAATCTTTATGTTCTTTGCTGAGTGAAACGCCCTTGCGAGCCTTGAAGCAGTTAGTAAATAAAATACTTCATGGACTTTGCGTTAAAATTAATTATAAAAACGAAAACAAATGAAAAAACTAACCATATTAACCGGCGCCGGAATCAGTGCCGAAAGCGGAATAAAAACTTTCAGAGATGGAGATGGTCTTTGGGAAAATCATAGTATAACGGATGTGGCAAGTCCGGAAGGATGGCGAAAAGACAGAGCTTTGGTATTGGAATTTTACAATCAGAGACGCCGACAGCTTCATGAAGTGGAACCAAACGATGCACACAGATTATTGGCAGAGCTGGAAAAGCATTTCGATGTTCAGATTATCACACAAAACATCGACGATTTGCATGAAAGAGCGGGCTCTACCAATATCATTCATCTTCACGGAGAGCTGTTCAAATCATGTTCATGCAACAATAAATACCTGATTTACGAACAAAAAAGCGACATCAACATCGGTGATAAAGCTGAAGATGGCGCTCAGTTGCGACCTTTTATCGTTTGGTTTGGAGAAGATGTTCCTTTGATGAGAGAAGCTTCAAAAAAAGCAAAAGAAGCAGATATTTTTCTGGTGATCGGAACCTCTTTGCAGGTGTATCCGGCTGCAGGATTACTGCATGATATCAAGGATGATTGTCTGTTGACTGTGATCAATCCTAATGAAACTGGCTTCGGATACGGACAAAGAGCGGTTGTCATGAAAGAAACAGCAACTCAGGGAATGAAATTATTGTTTGATAAACTCTTAGATCTTGCTTAATGAAAGATTATGTAAAAGCCGGAATCTTTGGTGTTTGCATCGGTGATGCTTTAGGTGTTCCGGTGGAATTTAAGAGTAGAGAAACCTTAAAGAGATTTCCTGTTGAAACCATGCAGGAATTTGGTTCTTGGAATCAGCCGAAAGGAACTTGGAGCGATGATAGCTCATTGACACTTTGCATAGCAGAACAGTTAACCAAAGGATATGATCTGGAGAAGATTGGAGAAAGCTTTGTGAAATGGGTAAAATATGGACATTGGACAGCTCATGGAAGACTTTTCGATATTGGCGGAACAACCCGTCATTCCATTGCAAGATTGATTAAAGGTGAAAGCGCCAGATTTTCAGGAAATATCTTTGAAGAAGACAATGGGAACGGCTCTTTGATGAGAACTCTTCCCTTGGCTTTTTATCTTAAAGACGAAGAAAATATTGAGAAATTATATCAAACTGTAAAGGAAGTTTCATCAATTACTCACGGACATTTTCGTTCAGTTTTTGCATGCTTTATCTATGTGATTTTTGCGATTGAATTAATCAAGGGAAAAAATAAGGAGGAAGCTTATTATCATACCCAAAAAACAGCTTTGGAATTTGCAGGAATTCAAGGTTTTAACCCAAAAGAGATTCAACTTTTTGATAGAGTTTT harbors:
- a CDS encoding NUDIX hydrolase, which encodes MQDIKVAVDAVIFGYFDKKDLQLLLIQRNIEPFKGGWALPGGLVLDDENLDDAVKRELYEEAGIKPDFLEQLYTFGNVGRDPRNRVVSIAYLGLVNPSYHELFADSDADDAQWFSVNQLPKLAFDHQTIIDLALKRLRTKIQYQPIGFNLLNEEFAFSDLENLYKTIIGKEIDRRNFRKKIMSYGLLNDTNTLKKEGSGRPGKLFTFNEKKYKELEEQGFYFEIK
- a CDS encoding NADAR family protein, which codes for MKYHLQNIIERFQRKEKLKFLFFWGHTAKDEITKSCFSQWFPFKFEENGIVYKTAEHYMMAGKARLFNDHETLQEILTSNSPNQAKSLGRKVKNFDPKIWDEHKYDIVKQGNLLKFSQNEKFKEFLLSTNDKILVEASPYDKIWGIGMLETDTRAENPLLWNGESLLGFALMEVRDELRR
- a CDS encoding 2OG-Fe(II) oxygenase, whose translation is MKKKELHPQIFIIENFLTDEECDHYIELTKDKVFEEAKINMGGQQMMSKGIRNNDRLMVFDNDLAKNLFEKAVEFLPQTHEDYKVLDFNEMFRIYKYSSGQRFKMHRDGSYIRNENEKSFYTFLIYLNDDFEGGETEFENLFTVTPKKGSALVFYHPLRHEGKTLISGLKYVLRTDVMYSKE
- a CDS encoding adenylosuccinate synthetase, with protein sequence MKTAQIIIGLGFGDEGKGITTDFLAQQHPESVVIRFSGGQQAAHTVMIDDKKHIHSSFASGALRGLPSYFTEHCTIHPTFLFNEREELIQKNGNIELTIHPLAKVTTPFDVLYNRKNVKNLEHGTCGKGVGATMKRNESPFKLFAVDLIAPRAMLIEKLKGIANYYGFEEGEEIENALQDFLEAIDKIDWKIEGYEYLKSFNHLIFEGSQGILLDMDHGVFPNVTYANTTSKNAYEICKVLKIENIEMFYVTRNYSTRHGSGWMSNEKPLNLKNNEEETCTFNEYQKDLRFGDLDYELLNYALKVDEAYVVAKKKNLVVTCLDQLDETFKIENLKMKFDAVFGSYSPYSKDFKRMN
- a CDS encoding TIGR02452 family protein, with the translated sequence MLLIIESNFKKFPPRLEWQPIFYPVLDEGYASEIAEKWNTRDDAGNYLGFVTEFEVLEEVANQYPAQNVGARNHNELWVPSEELDTFNQAIVGDIKVTKVFMGKDFKEPANADVENLLLNIKKLTMTNKGMAKDTLEILARKYYINEHNEKVNIENELEVSTKETVLFYPEELSELANNELPETNFETQFEVWRCSSLKAILQLAEEENQEKIMCLNFASAKNPGGGFINGAEAQEESLARTSGLHESLLQGWDYYKVHREMESCFYTDMMIYSPKVPVFRKDKGELLPKPVLCNFIASPAVNAGVVKRQEPERAHEIFGAMDVRTDKMLALALHQGNETLILGAWGCGVFKNDPKEIAELFKKHLHGKYKNKFKRVVFAILSKKEEMIKPFEEI
- a CDS encoding ADP-ribosylglycohydrolase family protein, giving the protein MRTNKLLLASKSLTGISIGDAFGESFFGEESLMKSYIHQRIIPESTLDFTDDTIMAIAVFKSLEKFGEICQDFLAEEFTKNYYLDINRGYGPSMHQYFRKVKSGENWKEVSYSKFEGQGSMGNGGAMRAAVIGAYFYDDFDKLKLNAELSCEVTHASKEAIEGTKAIALAAAFVVQEKLELIKLSQQEFIQKIQSELDDSDMKSKLNKALYLDGNPSTELLVKTLGNGIKMTAQDTVPIVIWMLSRYRNNFEECFWNTVSALGDRDTTCAMAGGISILCCDENTIPTWTKNVENWKNSKFYEN
- a CDS encoding O-acetyl-ADP-ribose deacetylase, which translates into the protein MKIELIKGDITKIQADAIVNAANSSLLGGGGVDGAIHRAGGKQILDECIEIRNRQGKCKTGEAVVTTAGNLPAKYVIHTVGPVWNGDEEKCSDLLVNCYQNSLKIAESLNVKTIAFPNISTGIYRFPKELAGKIAIDEVRNFKSEVIEKVIFVCFDDENEEIYKKLLEIH
- a CDS encoding SIR2 family NAD-dependent protein deacylase, which produces MKKLTILTGAGISAESGIKTFRDGDGLWENHSITDVASPEGWRKDRALVLEFYNQRRRQLHEVEPNDAHRLLAELEKHFDVQIITQNIDDLHERAGSTNIIHLHGELFKSCSCNNKYLIYEQKSDINIGDKAEDGAQLRPFIVWFGEDVPLMREASKKAKEADIFLVIGTSLQVYPAAGLLHDIKDDCLLTVINPNETGFGYGQRAVVMKETATQGMKLLFDKLLDLA
- a CDS encoding ADP-ribosylglycohydrolase family protein; the encoded protein is MKDYVKAGIFGVCIGDALGVPVEFKSRETLKRFPVETMQEFGSWNQPKGTWSDDSSLTLCIAEQLTKGYDLEKIGESFVKWVKYGHWTAHGRLFDIGGTTRHSIARLIKGESARFSGNIFEEDNGNGSLMRTLPLAFYLKDEENIEKLYQTVKEVSSITHGHFRSVFACFIYVIFAIELIKGKNKEEAYYHTQKTALEFAGIQGFNPKEIQLFDRVLKNDISKYNEDAISSGGYVLQSLEASLWCFLNSESYAEAVLKAVNLGEDTDTTGAITGGIAGIYYGFENIPGEWIEVLARNEDIENLCIKLDNKLLK